The Candidatus Zixiibacteriota bacterium DNA window TCAAAGTAAAGCAGTATTTTTAAGTTTCAGGGACGGAGACCCTTCTTCACGGGAGGGATTCTTCACCCGTTTTTGACCCGGTGAAGCAGCTTGTCAACAGAATTCATCGGGTCAATTTTTTATGTAATCTCTTTGTTATCTGCTCAGCATCCTCCTTATCACGATTACTCCGCCTGGCCCAGGCAGCAGCGCAGCTGGGCAAATGTAAAAGGCTTTTCAATCCAGCAAAATATGCGGCCTTCAAAACAGTCTTTGTTGAAATCTTCTCTCGAGGTAAGTATAATCTTGGTAAAAGGTATCCGCTTGTCGCTGCTCAGATGGCGGCAGATATCCTGAATTCGCTTACGGCCAAAAGTGCCGTCAAGAACTATATAATCAGGCCTGAATTCATCCAGAATTGTGGCACACTCGTATTCGTCCGATGCCCCCCGCACAATAATATCGGCTTTCCTGGCTTCACTGAGCATTGAGTACCGCAGGTGACGGTTGCGGGTGACCAGTAGTACCGACGTTCCCTGTCCGCGCACTTTCTCATAATAGTCACAGGCGTTACAGTCGGAGTGACAGTGCAGCTTAAGATGCCCAAACTGCTCAGGGATATCCCGCATTTCATAGCAGCGACGGGCGCGGCTGCGATAGACCACACATTCCCGGCAGGCCGGCTTTATTTCTCCCTTGTCGCCATAAAACTCCCAGCAGTAATGGTAGGGGAGAACGGGCGGCTCCGTTCGAGAAACAGGCTGTTGCGGAGAGTGTAGCATCTGTTCCACCGCTTCCCGGGGAATACGGGAATGCCCTCCAGGAGTATTATATGATGAAATCTTCCCCTGCCGGACCCATCGCAAGACAGTGTCAGGAGACACTGCCAGCAGTCTGGCGGCCTGGGAGGTGGTGTAATATTGTCTTTCCAACATATTTCTGGAAATTCTGACTTTTCTGATTTATTGCAATATAATAATAGATAAATCGGTCTGTCAATCGATATTTGCGCCCGCCAGGCAGATATTTTGATATATACCACCAAAACTATCCGCTTTGTTCTATAAGAGAAGTCTCCGGTAGTCGGCAAAAAAATCGGGCAACAGAACGATTCCGTAGGACTGGTATTATCAAGCTATACTGTCCAGATGCAGAGAGCGACTATCGGCGTTAGTACTTTCCCTGCTAATTTAGAGATTTGCGTGGATTTTATCTCGATTGAAAATGCCGGAGGTCGGAATCGAACCGACATGATGTTGCCATCGGAGGATTTTGAGTCCTCTGCGTCTACCAGTTTCACCACTCCGGCAGTTTGTCAATAATATATCGCCCGGAATTTGCTGTCAAGACCTAACTGACCATCGTAGATGGAAAGGGGATGAACGGCTGTCAAAAATGATAAATGTCGGCGCTGTCTTCGGGGATAAGGAAGTTGTCTTTGACCGAGGGACCTACATACAGCCCTTTGGAGGGATGAACCGGGCAGGTTTCGCTCGGAGTATCGGAAGCTTTGAACACTTCCCGACGCACTTCAATGCAGCGATTTGTCGCCAGTTTTCCGGAATTAAGGCAGACATCCAGGAAGACAATCCCCTCCGGGACTTCAAAATCGACAATCGGCAGAGTGTCGTGTGCCGCTTTCATGACGGCCGTCCAGACCGGCAGGGCATTGGCGCCGCCGGTTTGATTCTTGCCGATAGAGGTCTTGTCATCAAAGCCGACCCATACGCCGGTAGTTATCTGCGGAGTAAAACCGATGAACCAGTTGTCGCAGAAGGCATCCGAAGTTCCGGTCTTGCCTGCGGCAGGGCGGGTAAAGCCCAGCCAGCGCGCCGCCCGTCCGGTGCCATTTTCAATTACCGACTGCATCATATTGACCATTATATACGCTGTCTGCGCCGATAAGACCTCTTCCTTTTGAGCATTGGAATTATCTTCCAAAACGTTTCCGTAACGGTCAATCACCTTCAAAATATATCGATAGGGGACTTTAATCCCATGGTTGGGAAAGACTGAGTAGGCAGATGTCAATTCTACCAGGCGCACCTCGCTGGTGCCGATTGCCAATGAGGGCACCGCTTGAAGGGGAGTGTTGATACCCATCCTGTTGGCGTAAAATATCGCCTGCTCTGGACTGACTTTAAGTAGTAACTTAATGGCGATAAGATTTCGGGAGAGCCGCAAACCGTCACGGAGAGTCATCTCGCCCATAAATTCATTGTCAAAGTTTTGAGGCCGCCACTCTTTGGCGCCCGGTATTTTCAAGACAATGGAATTGTCATAGAAGATGTCGCTGGGATGATATCCATTGTCCATGGCGGCGGTATATACAAAGGGCTTGAATGCCGACCCCGGCTGACGCAGCCCTTGAACCGCCCGGTTGAATTTGCTCGTCTCAAACTCCTTGCCGCCTATCAGGACTAAGATATTTCCGGTTTCGTTATCAATGGAAACCGCCGCTCCTTGAATCTGTTTGTATATTCGCTTGGTTGACTGGTAACCCGATTCCGGGTCGGGGACTTCTATTGTATAAGCGGGATGGTTATTAGAGTAGTTTCGCTCGTAAAATGCCTGCATTTCATTCAGCTTATTTTTCATCTCCATTTCCGCTTTTTCCTGCAGGTCCCAGTTCAGCGACGTAATCACTCGGAGTCCGCCGGAGTAGAGCTGGCTTTCCCCGTATTTATCGAGCAGATACTGCCGCACCATTTCCGTAAAGTACGGCGCCCGTCCCGTTTCTTCGCTTGGCATTTTCACTTCCAGAGGAAGATTTCTGAGGGAGTCATATACCGAGCGCGATATCTTTCCCCAGGTATAGAAGGAATAGAGCGATGAATTCCTTATTCTCACGGCCTGCTCTGTGGAATCAAATATTGAGTAGCGGCTGGGGGCTTTTAATAGACCCACCAGCAGGGCGCAGTCATTGATATTCAGCTCATCAACGGATTTGTCAAAGTAGGCGCGGGATGCCGCCGCGATGCCGTAGGCGCCACGTCCAAAGTAATACTGGTTAAGATACATCTGGAGTATCTCTTCTTTGGAATAGGTCCGCTCCAGTTTGATCGCGGTAAGGGCTTCCTTGATTTTTCGCTCAACTGTCTTCTTGCGGTTCAAAAAGAGCATGCGCGCCAGCTGCTGGGTTATAGTCGATGCACCTTGAGCCACCCGCCATTGCGTTACGTTGATAAAGAGCGCCTTAACCAGACGCGGGAAATTTATACCCCAGTGATTGAAAAAGTCGCGGTCTTCAACCGCCAGAAGCATATTGACCATGATTTCCGGAATCTCGTTGTACGGCGTTAAGACCCGATTCTCATTGAAGTATTCCTGCAGCAGGGTGCCATCGGAGGCATAGATTTTGGTCTTTAGTGACGGCTCAATATTATGGAGACTCTCAAAGGAGGGAAGGTCTTTCTGATATACCATATAAGTTCGGTAAAGGACTATCAGCAAGAATACCACGGTAAGAGCTGCCAGTATCAATAGCGCCTTACGCTGGCCGGCGAATGCGATTATGCGGTTCAATATCTCTCTTGGCATATCCTTTATAAATCTCTCCTTTTCGACTCCAAGTCAAGAAAAAACTGCCGAATTATGGTTTATCTGATGTGTTATACAATGTTAACGGACAAAGATGCCTCACAGAATTTTTTACTGTTGCGTTTGAGGTGACCGTTAATTATTGTCGCAGAAGGCTGGAATCAGGATTAAGAGCCTAAGAGAAAGAGGTTTGCAGGAATTGAATAAGGATATTAGTAAAGAACTGGCAAGGCAATGGGAGCTAATTTCCCGTGGCGCGGTGGA harbors:
- a CDS encoding PBP1A family penicillin-binding protein, with amino-acid sequence MPREILNRIIAFAGQRKALLILAALTVVFLLIVLYRTYMVYQKDLPSFESLHNIEPSLKTKIYASDGTLLQEYFNENRVLTPYNEIPEIMVNMLLAVEDRDFFNHWGINFPRLVKALFINVTQWRVAQGASTITQQLARMLFLNRKKTVERKIKEALTAIKLERTYSKEEILQMYLNQYYFGRGAYGIAAASRAYFDKSVDELNINDCALLVGLLKAPSRYSIFDSTEQAVRIRNSSLYSFYTWGKISRSVYDSLRNLPLEVKMPSEETGRAPYFTEMVRQYLLDKYGESQLYSGGLRVITSLNWDLQEKAEMEMKNKLNEMQAFYERNYSNNHPAYTIEVPDPESGYQSTKRIYKQIQGAAVSIDNETGNILVLIGGKEFETSKFNRAVQGLRQPGSAFKPFVYTAAMDNGYHPSDIFYDNSIVLKIPGAKEWRPQNFDNEFMGEMTLRDGLRLSRNLIAIKLLLKVSPEQAIFYANRMGINTPLQAVPSLAIGTSEVRLVELTSAYSVFPNHGIKVPYRYILKVIDRYGNVLEDNSNAQKEEVLSAQTAYIMVNMMQSVIENGTGRAARWLGFTRPAAGKTGTSDAFCDNWFIGFTPQITTGVWVGFDDKTSIGKNQTGGANALPVWTAVMKAAHDTLPIVDFEVPEGIVFLDVCLNSGKLATNRCIEVRREVFKASDTPSETCPVHPSKGLYVGPSVKDNFLIPEDSADIYHF
- a CDS encoding excisionase family DNA-binding protein — its product is MLERQYYTTSQAARLLAVSPDTVLRWVRQGKISSYNTPGGHSRIPREAVEQMLHSPQQPVSRTEPPVLPYHYCWEFYGDKGEIKPACRECVVYRSRARRCYEMRDIPEQFGHLKLHCHSDCNACDYYEKVRGQGTSVLLVTRNRHLRYSMLSEARKADIIVRGASDEYECATILDEFRPDYIVLDGTFGRKRIQDICRHLSSDKRIPFTKIILTSREDFNKDCFEGRIFCWIEKPFTFAQLRCCLGQAE